In Cutaneotrichosporon cavernicola HIS019 DNA, chromosome: 1, one DNA window encodes the following:
- a CDS encoding uncharacterized protein (TfdA family taurine dioxygenase), translating into MAPVATTTTADIAPAPVKPQTQTQVADPGKSRLNGPMKYNGLLDSYKHHEVTPAIGREFASDLQLSALLSSSNADELVRDLAVLVSRRGVVFFRGQDISPDDMMVLARRIGELSGRPAESNMCIHPVSEYTPELVHTPKTQMISAERQNKGGGIRRIHDDLSRWASVAWHSDVSFENVPSDYSMLKVNILPEAGGDTLWVDAYGVLDRMSPSFVEYLETLTAEHNAEFFHQEAENLGLKVRDDIERGNPLNKGSSLIAHHPIIRTNPVTGWKALFVNRGFTHRIDDVTKDESDMILNYLNQICIHNMDLQCRFRWEKGSVALWDNRCTWHSATFDYSEERRGDRASSLGEKPYLDPSSMRKSEGLRQEGNKW; encoded by the exons ATGGCTCCCGTCGCTACCACCACTACTGCCGACATCGCTCCGGCGCCCGTCAAGCCCCAGACTCAGACTCAGGTGGCTGACCCGGGAAAGAGCCGCCTCAACGGGCCCATGAAGTACaacggcctcctcgactcgtACAAG cacCACGAAGTGACGCCTGCGATCGGGCGCGAGTTTGCGTCCGACCTTCAACTCTCGGcactcctctcctcttccaacgccgacgagcttgtgCGCGACCTGGCGGTCCTCGTgtctcggcgcggcgtcgtcttcttccgCGGCCAGGACATCTCGCCCGATGACATGATGGTGCTCGCACGCCGCATTGGCGAGCTCTCAGGCCGTCCCGCCGAGAGCAACATGTGTATCCACCCTGTGTCCGAGTACACTCCCGAGCTGGTACACACGCCCAAGACGCAGATGATTTCGGCCGAACGCCAGAACAAGGGCGGCGGTATCCGGCGTATTCATGACGACCTGTCGCGCTGGGCCAGTGTTGCGTGGCACTCGGACGTGTCGTTTGAGAACGTCCCGTCCGACTACTCTATGCTCAAGGTCAACATCCTTCCTGAGGCTGGAGGCGACACTCTTTGGGTCGACGCCTACGGCGTGCTTGACCGCATGAGTCCCTCTTTCGTCGAATATCTCGAGACTCTGACGGCCGAGCACAATGCCGAATTCTTCCATCAAGAGGCTGAGAATCTCGGACTCAAGGTCCGCGACGACATTGAGCGCGGTAACCCCCTCAACAAGGGCAGCTCACTTATTGCCCACCACCCCATTATCCGGACTAACC CTGTGACGGGTTGGAAGGCACTGTTCGTCAACCGCGGGTTCACGCACCGTATCGACGACGTGACCAAAGACGAGTCGGACATGATCCTCAATTACCTCAACCAGATCTGCATCCACAACATGGACCTGCAGTGCCGCTTCCggtgggagaaggggagTGTCGCCCTCTGGGATAACCGATGCACGTGGCACTCGGCTACGTTCGATTACAGTGAAGAGCGGAGGGGTGACCGCGCCAGCTCGCTCGGTGAGAAGCCGTACCTCGACCCATCGTCCATGCGCAAGAGCGAGGGCCTGCGCCAGGAGGGGAATAAGTGGTAG
- the xyl1 gene encoding uncharacterized protein (Catalyzes the initial reaction in the xylose utilization pathway by reducing D-xylose into xylitol. Xylose is a major component of hemicelluloses such as xylan. Most fungi utilize D- xylose via three enzymatic reactions, xylose reductase (XR), xylitol dehydrogenase (XDH), and xylulokinase, to form xylulose 5- phosphate, which enters pentose phosphate pathway (By similarity)) — protein sequence MTNATTVTLQSGSTMPLTGLGLWKVPRDVAADQVYSAIAAGYRLLDGAADYANERECGAGVARAIGQGLVTREELFIVSKLWNTNHAAKHVEPACRKSLADWGLDYFDLYLIHMPIPLAYVDPAVREHPGWTNDKGETQTERSPIHATWGAMETCHAKGLARNIGVSNFCSALIVDLMCYANVHPQVLQIEMHPYFVQQGMIDVCKAYGIHLMAYSSFGPASWVELDHPATKTLPSLLTLEAITAMAKTHNATPAQVLLRWATQRGITVIPKSSNPARLKENLANTDLTLSDDEMSTITGLDKNFRIAAGGDPRINIWA from the exons ATGACCAACGCAACGACAGTGACGCTCCAGTCGGGCTCAACGATGCCCCTCACAGGCCTGGGCTTGTGGAAGGTACCCCGCGACGTGGCTGCCGACCAGGTGTATTCTGCCATCGCGGCGGGCTACCGCCTCCTGGACGGGGCGGCCGACTACGCcaacgagcgcgagtgTGGGGCTGGCGTCGCGCGTGCTATCGGACAAGGCCTCGTGACTAGGGAAGAGCTGTTCATCGTCTCCAAGCTGTGGAATACCAACCACGCCGCTAAACATGTCGAGCCGGCGTGTCGCAAGTCGCTGGCCGATTGGGGATTGGACTACTTTGACCTGTACCTCATCCACATGCCTATCCCTCTTGCATATG TCGACCCAGCGGTGCGCGAGCACCCCGGTTGGACGAATGACAAAGGCGAGACGCAGACGGAGCGCTCGCCAATCCACGCGACGTGGGGTGCAATGGAAACTTGCCATGCCAAGGGACTCGCGCGTAATATCGGCGTGTCCAACTTTTGCTCGGCCCTCATTGTCGACCTCATGTGCTATGCCAATGTTCATCCCCAGGTCCTCCAAATCGAGATGCACCC GTACTTTGTGCAGCAGGGTATGATTGATGTGTGCAAAGCCTACGGGATCCACCTCATGGCGTATAGCAGCTTCGGGCCAGCGTCGtgggtcgagctcgaccaccCGGCCACCAAgaccctcccctccctcctcaccctcgaggCCATTACGGCTATGGCCAAGACTCACAACGCCACGCCTGCGCAGGTGCTGCTCCGCTGGGCAACACAGCGCGGCATCACTGTCATTCCCAAGAGCTCCAACCCAGCCCGCCTGAAGGAGAACCTGGCCAACACAgacctcaccctctccgacgacgagatgagcACGATCACGGGGCTTGACAAGAACTTCCGTAtcgcggccggcggcgacccGCGTATCAATATTTGGGCTTAG
- the SSU1 gene encoding uncharacterized protein (Voltage-dependent anion channel), giving the protein MFRTMSTSTSSSSTSTETHRRAPRRWLENAALHTPPAFFAMTMGTGITSILLYNFPYRARWLEYAGTVVFALNVALFVLLFLATVARYAIWPVWGTVARHKVAGMFWGCMPMGLATVVNMICFVCVPAWGVRWAYTAYGLWWADVLFSIASNLGMLWMIFTRHEHTISTLAPTWLLPIVATVVAAASGGVVAQALAPFNPSLARGTLYVSWIVWGTGVPIALMVIALLIYRFAAGGPPAPGALASVFLPLGPCGQGSFGITTLGVVARSLAEKYATPMVPVSSSESMLRIADGIYASCILTGLILWGLALAWYVLAVAMFAEGVRRDPALLSVGKFTVGLWALTFPIGVWASASIVLAAELDSPAMRVIAAFVSAQVILHWFYVGTMTLWKMVRGELFNAPELEGMDVLKRWEQVARDIEAGYGKEADGHA; this is encoded by the exons ATGTTCAGAACCATGTCCACTTCCACCTCATCTTCATCAACATCGACAGAGACCCATCGCCGCGCACCGCGGCGGTGGCTCGAAAACGCAGCCTTGCATACCCCACCAGCGTTCTTCGCCATGACCATGGGAACCGGCATCACGTCTATTCTCCTATACAACTTTCCTTACCGTGCACGATGGCTGGAATATGCGGGAACAGTCGTGTTCGCCCTCAATGTCGCCTTGttcgtcctcctcttcctcgccacaGTAGCTCGATACGCAATATGGCCTGTATGGGGTACAGTCGCCCGGCATAAAGTCGCAGGCATGTTCTGGGGATGTATGCCCATGGGTCTGGCCACCGTTGTC AACATGATCTGCTTCGTGTGCGTGCCCGCGTGGGGCGTCCGATGGGCTTATACAGCCTATGGGCTGTGGTGGGCCGACGTGCTGTTCTCCATCGCGAGTAACTTGGGCATGCTCTGGATGATATTTACGAGACACGAACACACCATCTCAACCCTCGCACCAACATGGCTCCTCCCCATCGTGGCGACAGTGGTCGCGGCTGCATCGGGCGGAGTCGTCGCCCAAGCCCTCGCACCATTCAACCCGTCCCTAGCAAGAGGGACACTCTACGTCTCGTGGATTGTGTGGGGAACGGGCGTGCCCATCGCCCTCATGGTCATCGCACTCCTCATCTATCGGTTTGCGGCCGGCGGGCCGCCTGCGCCGGGTGCCCTCGCGTCCGTGTTTCTCCCTCTTGGCCCATGCGGCCAGGGTTCGTTCGGGATAACGAcgcttggcgtcgtcgcgcgtTCCCTCGCCGAAAAATACGCCACCCCCATGGTCCCCGTCTCCTCTTCCGAATCAATGCTGCGTATCGCGGACGGAATCTACGCATCCTGTATCCTCACAGGCCTGATTCTCTGGGGTCTAGCGTTGGCGTGGtacgtcctcgccgtggCCATGTTTGCAGAGGGCGTGCGCCGCGACCCGGCCCTCCTGTCCGTTGGCAAGTTTACGGTCGGCCTCTGGGCTCTCACTTTCCCCATCGGGGTGTGGGCGAGCGCTAGCATTGtgctcgcggccgagctcgatTCTCCCGCGATGCGGGTCATCGCAGCCTTCGTCAGCGCACAGGTCATCTTGCATTGGTTCTACGTCGGAACGATGACGCTATGGAAGATGGTGCGGGGGGAGCTGTTCAATGCTCCAGAACTCGAGGGAATGGACGTGCTCAAGCGCTGGGAGCAGGTGGCGAGGGATATTGAGGCGGGTTacggcaaggaggcggacggCCACGCCTGA
- a CDS encoding uncharacterized protein (Glycosyltransferase family 18), giving the protein MIRRPLGTRYGAIWAGVFGVVVFSLFIYVGHHFSDSSTDMSRWRSAITAITNLGGGSGSAYDALVLVPDPQGDANWSVSDNYKWYTDSKLRELTACMARGNCPKNADKVVINNVWHCHNAFFGNYLGGEGTWCNSMHRSLERQGYTVLYTYYDWEYVDHIHRQIPDLIKVIFADDDDQNSKTLPFMKSEKNPHGIPAWKMFRFSYYSSYAGTIIGTPWVVTCEPEWRDPDHGPRNFTYLGYDMEPDAAHISVIPWEERPYRAYVLGKHITFFHKDRARVAWERDFYKRARDQIRKKFPSFEFVSSFKDERSEEEQKNEGPMTVPDGIRNLARLNPVEFDHDLSTSRLLVGIGWPTSSPSPYRALARGVPFLSPYKAHVDAKDPTDPYEWTDSQHDALRREKPPLVYNVPEFDYDSFVKAIETAMESPIEGHIYPRMTRPAFDERMRYLMETDWRAEAARILKLRKAGNETQNNGNAQADR; this is encoded by the exons ATGATCCGACGACCACTCGGTACGAGGTATGGCGCCATCTGGGCCGGTGTGTTTGGCGTCGTAGtcttctccctcttcaTCTATGTCGGGCATCATTTCAGCGACTCGAGCACCGACATGTCGCGATGGCGCAGCGCCATAACCGCTATCACCAATTTGGGTGGAGGTTCGGGGTCGGCCTACGACGCGCTCGTACTCGTTCCAGACCCACAAGGCGACGCCAACTGGAGCGTCAGTGACAACTACAAGTGGTACACGGATAgcaagctgcgcgagctgaCCGCGTGCATGGCACGCGGCAACTGTCCGAAGAACGCGGACAAG GTCGTCATTAACAACGTGTGGCACTGTCACAACGCCTTCTTTGGTAACTATCTGGGCGGCGAAGGAACGTGGTGCAACAGCATG CACCGATCCCTTGAGCGACAAGGATACACTGTCCTGTACACATATTACGACTGGG AATATGTGGATCACATCCACCGCCAGATCCCAGACCTCATCAAGGTCATTTTcgccgatgacgacgaccagAACTCTAAGACTTTGCCGTTCATGAAGAGCGAGAAGAATCCGCACGGTATCCCTGCATGGAAG ATGTTCCGATTTAGTTATTATTCGAGCTACGCTGGGACAATAATCGGAACGCCATGGGTGGTGACGTGCGAGCCGGAATGGCGCGATCCCGACCACGGGCCTCGCA ACTTCACCTATCTCGGGTACGATATGGAACCTGATGCGGCCCACATCAGCGTCATTCCCTGGGAGGAGCGCCCGTATCGTGCCTACGTGCTAGGCAAGCACATTACGTTCTTCCACAAAGACCGTGCGCGCGTCGCATGGGAACGCGACTTTTACAAGCGCGCACGCGACCAGATCCGCAAGAAGTTCCCGTCGTTCGAGTTCGTATCATCTTTCAAGGATGAACGGTCGGAGGAGGAACAGAAGAACGAGGGGCCAATGACCGTTCCAGATGGTATCCGGAACCTGGCCCGCCTCAACCCCGTCGAGTTTGACCACGATCTCAGCACATCGCGCCTGCTCGTCGGTATCGGATGGCCTACCTCCAGCCCGAGTCCGTACCGTGCTCTTGCGCGGGGCGTTCCCTTCCTCAGTCCT TACAAGGCTCATGTCGACGCCAAAGACCCCACCGACCCGTACGAATGGACTGATAGCCAACATGATGCCCTGCGCCGTGAGAAACCTCC CTTGGTCTACAATGTACCCGAGTTTGACTACGACAGTTTCGTCAAAGCCATCGAGACGGCCATGGAGAGCCCAATTGAAGG ACACATCTACCCTCGAATGACGCGTCCGGCATTTGACGAGCGCATGCGCTACCTCATGGAGACAGACTGGCGGGCTGAAGCGGCTCGTATTCTCAAACTACGCAAGGCGGGTAACGAAACACAAAACAACGGCAAC GCCCAGGCGGATCGCTAA
- the LAP3 gene encoding uncharacterized protein (Peptidase C1-like family), whose amino-acid sequence MGSASSKPTHTTMTRDLDEKAAYLDNLNASKRDAKLPDLPEAMDASLSLGTVAGWDKDLENDPTFKLARLVLGSSDPIVSLKNRAAEASDGKIFNVNLKGVNDKGDYPGPVTNQASSGRCWLFATTNVLRYNVIETAKLGAFQLSQNYLFFHDKMEKANYYLENMIELVDEPLEGRLVSFLNSAPVGDGGQWDMAYNLVAKYGVVPQTLYPDGFSATSSSRMGWLLTAKLREYAFAIRAAARPKDGEAASLETLRAMKAKYMREVYRTLCTTLGTPPHPDEKFTWEYYDADKNYHSWSGTPKEFYAKFCIRKNMDPKDSFSLINDPRNEYERHYTVKRLGNVLEAGRVKYVNAPIEVLEDAVIAGIKANTPLFYGCDVGKFSNGTKGIMDTAIYDIPTAYGFEYGMDKAQRLVSGESAATHAMVITAVHVGKDGRPVRYKVENSWSDTSGEKGWWMMSADWFRQYVYQVVVPRSIVDKKWAAVLEQEPVEFEPWDPMGALA is encoded by the exons ATGGGCTCCGCGTCCTCCAAGCCCACACACACCACCATGActcgcgacctcgacgagaaggccgcGTATCTCGACAACCTCAACGCTTCCAAGCGCGATGCCAAGCTCCCCGACCTCCCCGAGGCGATGGATGCGAGTCTTAGTCTCGGCACCGTCGCGGGCTGGGATAAGGACCTCGAGAAT GACCCGACGTtcaagctcgcgcgcctAGTACTCGGGTCGTCTGACCCGATCGTGTCGCTCAAGAACCGGGCGGCCGAGGCCTCTGACGGGAAGATCTTCAACGTCAACCTCAAGGGCGTCAATGACAAGGGCGACTACCCTGGCCCAGTGACGAACCAGGCGAGCAGCGGTCGTTGCTGGCTCTTCGCGACGA CCAATGTGCTCCGGTACAATGTGATCGAGACGGCCAAACTTGGCGCGTTCCAGCTCTCCCAGAACTACCTGTTCTTCCACGACAAGATGGAGAAGGCCAATTACTATCTTGA gaACATgatcgagctcgtcgacgagccgcTCGAGGGTCGCCTGGTGTCGTTCCTGAACTCGGCGCCAGTCGGCGACGGAGGCCAGTGGGACATGGCCTACAACCTCGTGGCCAAGTACGGCGTCGTCCCGCAGACGCTGTACCCGGACGGTTTCAGCGCAACCTCGAGTTCGCGCATGGGCTGGCTCTTAACCGCCAAGCTGCGCGAGTACGCGTTTGCAatccgcgccgcggcgcgcccgaaggacggcgaggctgCGTCCCTCGAGACCCTCCGCGCAATGAAGGCAAAGTACATGCGCGAGGTGTACCGCACGCTCTGCACGACGCTGGGTACGCCGCCACACCCCGACGAGAAGTTTACATGGGAGTACTACGACGCGGACAAGAACTACCACTCGTGGAGCGGCACGCCAAAGGAGTTTTACGCAAAGTTCTGCATCCGCAAGAACATGGACCCCAAGGACAGCTTCTCGCTCATCAACGACCCGCGCAACGAGTACGAGCGGCACTACACCGTCAAGCGACTCGgcaacgtcctcgaggccggtCGGGTCAAGTACGTCAATGCGCCGATTGAGGTGCTTGAAGACGCGGTGATTGCGGGTATCAAGGCCAACACGCCGTTATTCTACGGATGCGACGTTGGCAAGTTCAGCAACGGTACCAAGGGTATCATGGACACTGCGATTTACGACATCCCCACCGCATACGGGTTCGAGTATGGCATGGACAAGGCGCAGAGACTCGTCTCGGGCGAGTCTGCGGCCACGCACGCCATGGTCATCACTGCCGTACATGTCGGCAAGGATGGGCGGCCGGTGCGATACAAGGTCGAGAACTCTTGGAGCGACACGAGCGGCGAGAAGGGATGGTGGATGATGAGCGCAGACTGGTTCCGGCAGTACGTGTACCAGGTCGTTGTGCCGCGCTCGATCGTCGACAAGAAGTGGGCGGCTGTGCTCGAGCAGGAGCCTGTCGAGTTTGAGCCCTGGGACCCGATGGGTGCGTTGGCGTAG
- a CDS encoding uncharacterized protein (Glutathione S-transferase, N-terminal domain) produces MAPTITLHFLALPGTRADRLFWVLEELGLQYNVVCHVPGKGGIPQSLKDVSKLGKSPVIEIDGRIATETGSIIHNLVGAHSTPEIERSPSNDSYFWSLFSEGTMMLHLQPARVLGMMDGAMGKRLSKEGAEGAHALYKLFNDNWVSKNVQSQLDVVEDFLSKNKYFSGNDKIGEGDFMMAYPLNVLAYGMRTGEFKIGAATQKWLDGMRARPAWKRALERIEAARKAQAKL; encoded by the exons ATGGCACCTACAATCACACTCCACTTCCTCGCGCTTCCGGGCACGCGCGCCGACCGCTTGTTCTGGGTGCTCGAAGAGCTGGGCCTGCAGTACAATGTCGTCTGCCACGTCCCGGGCAAGGGCGGCATCCCCCagtcgctcaaggacgtgtCCAAGCTGGGCAAG TCTCCGGTGATTGAAATCGACGGGCGTATTGCGACCGAAACCGGATCGATCATCCATAACCTCGTTGGCGCGCACTCGACCCCGGAGATCGAGCGTAGCCCAAGCAACGACTCGTACTTCTGGAGCCTGTTCAGCGAGGGCACCATGATGCTCCATCTCCAACCCGCCCGTGTTTTGGGTATGATGGATGGAGCTATGGGCAAGCGCCTCTCGAAGGAGGGTGCGGAGGGTGCGCATGCCCTCTACAAGCTCTTCAACGATAACTGGGTCTCGAAGAACGTCCAGTCTCAgctcgatgtcgtcgaggactTCCTCTCCAAGAACAAGTACTTTTCGGGCAACGACAAgatcggcgagggcgac TTCATGATGGCGTACCCCCTCAACGTGTTGGCGTACGGCATGCGCACTGGCGAGTTCAAGATTGGCGCGGCGACCCAGAAGTGGCTCGACGGCATGCGCGCCCGGCCGGCATGGAagcgcgccctcgagcgcatTGAGGCGGCACGTAAGGCACAGGCCAAGCTGTAG
- a CDS encoding uncharacterized protein (G-X-X-X-Q-X-W domain-containing protein), whose product MLLWTLLMVTVAATSVHPGRNNRRKCLDVEGANGDLSQVYISKAVTFTDCCGSATQDWEVRRGTTFIKLAGTDWCVDVGTHRRPPYGWHPANGELAKLYPCGTLGHEAGQTFEFKRNVFSVKEKALGDFCLDLRDGNLGPGNQLQMWNCYKHNQNQVFSIS is encoded by the exons ATGCTCCTCTGGACTCTCCTCATGGTCACTGTTgccgcgacgagcgtgCATCCCGGTCGCAACAACCGCCGAAAGTgtctcgacgtcgagggtgCCAACGGCGACCTCTCTCAGGTGTATATCAGCAAGGCCGTTACTTT TACGGATTGCTGTGGCAGTGCGACGCAGGATTGGGAAGTGCGTCGTGGCACGACGTTCATCAAGCTCGCCGGTACTGACTGGTGCGTGGATGTTGGCACGC accgccgcccgccgtACGGCTGGCACCCCGCCAATGgtgagctcgccaagctctaCCCGTGCGGCACGCTCGGCCACGAGGCTGGCCAGACGTTCGAGTTCAAGCGCAACGTTTTCTccgtcaaggagaaggctcTGGGTGACTTCTgcctcgacctgcgcgaTGGCAACCTCGGGCCCGGTAACCAGCTGCAGATGTGGAACTGTTACAAGCACAACCAGAACCAGGtcttctcgatctcgtAG
- a CDS encoding uncharacterized protein (NAD-binding of NADP-dependent 3-hydroxyisobutyrate dehydrogenase) encodes MIAGGNEHLPANIGFIGLGAMGFWMAANLRQKLPPSTVLYINDVVQEAVTSFMVQFSHLGPVFPTKSAADMVANCDVIISIVPEGKHVAQIFRTDPGGALSIPWHVRGKLFIECSTIDIETSKAVAEAVTGLGGTFVDAPVSGGPMGSQAGTLTFMMGVGEGHPRKGEMDNIIRLMGKNLFACGGPTLGLATKVCNNYISGTIAIATSEGFNLAMKLGLDPRTFHKVLNVSTGGSWVNAHCNPVPGIDPKSPASNDYAGGFKVQFMRKDYNLAIEAAKMADANLYLGPAGLDVYTGAAADPACVDRDSRVVYRYIGGNEEWMGRNASKM; translated from the exons ATGATCGCAGGCGGTAACGAGCACTTGCCAGCCAACATTGGCTTCA tcggcctcggtgccATGGGTTTCTGGATGGCAGCCAACCTCCGACAGAAGCTTCCCCCTTCGACGGTCCTGTACATCAACGACGTGGTACAGGAAGCCGTGACGAGTTTCATGGTCCAGTTCTCTCATCTGGGTCCCGTGTTCCCGACCAAAAGCGCAGCGGACATGGTCGCCAATTGC GATGTGATCATCTCAATCGTGCCAGAGGGCAAGCACGTTGCGCAAATCTTCCGTACAGACCCTGGCGGCGCACTCAGCATCCCTTGGCATGTGCGTGGTAAGCTGTTCATCGAGTGCAGCACAATCGACATCGAGACGTCCAAGGCTGTGGCGGAAGCCGTGACTGGTCTCGGAGGGACGTTTGTGGATGCGCCCGTGTCTGGCGGGCCAATGGGCTCCCAGGCCGGCACTCTCACATTCATGATGGGAGTTGGGGAGGGACATCCTCgcaagggcgagatggacaaCATCATTCGGCTCATGGGCAAGAACCTGTTTGCCTGCGGTGGTCCAACGCTAGGTTTGGCGACCAAGGTGTGCAACAACTACATCTCAGGAACGATTGCCATCGCCACAAGCGAGGgcttcaacctcgccatgaagcttggccttgacccAAGGACGTTCCACAAGGTGTTGAATGTCAGCACTGGAGGCAGCTGGGTGAATGCCCATTGTAAT CCGGTTCCGGGTATTGATCCCAAGTCGCCGGCGTCCAACGATTACGCGGGGGGATTCAAGGTCCAGTTCATGCGCAAGGATTACAACCTCGCTATCGAGGCGGCTAAGATGGCCGACGCAAACCTTTACCTCGGGCCAGCAGGGTTGGACGTGTACACTGGTGCGGCTGCCGACCCGGCCTGTGTTGACCGTGACTCACGAGTCGTGTATCGCTACATCGGGGGTAACGAGGAATGGATGGGCCGCAACGCGAGTAAGATGTAG
- a CDS encoding uncharacterized protein (FAD NAD-P-binding domain-containing protein) — translation MTIDTNIDRTATPDPWAGLGAPNGDQEAIGYELRDQYIGQKRRVRVITIGGGASGINMAYQIDKWMTGVEHVVYEKSAELGGTWLDNRYPGCACDVPSHDYQFSFHPNPNWSHFYSGSPEICDYMNSVVDKYNLHNHFKCGHEVTSARWDDDAAQWVVGIKGPNGEFEDRADFLVNGSGILNNWRWPDIPGIQEFKGKLMHTARWDQEYDFKGKRVACIGVGSSAVQTVPALVPIVDSMTCFIRSGAWITPVGAAPQYAGPEGSNKAYTEEEKKRWAENPDEFLAYRKDIEDALNARFRMYLKDTKEQEAAVKVARAHMAARLVKKPELVQLLTPKFSLGCRRLTPGNGFLESLCEDHVSVISDPIERITENGLITKDGKLHEVDAIVCATGFDVSLLPRFPFTGKKGADLKERWNNGPVEGYMSLMVDEFPNYFMFLGPSAPVAHGSLTQTIEWCSHYMLKCISKMQAEGIRSISPKKEVVRKFNIHRNAMMPTTAWSSTCSSWYKNGKADGPVIAIHPGSKLHFFDMTKTPRFEDMDIEYDDENMFAYLGSGFSKLEIEPGHDMSYFITDPSLTLPW, via the exons ATGACCATCGACACGAACATCGACCGCACTGCAACGCCGGACCCATGGgctggcctcggcgcgccaAACGGCGACCAGGAGGCGATCGGGTATGAGCTGCGCGACCAGTATATCGGGCAGAAGCGGCGGGTGCGGGTCATCACCATCGGTGGCGGGGCTAGTGGTATCAACATGGCATACCAGATCGATAAGTGGATGACTGGGGTTGAGCACGTCGTGTATGAGAagagcgccgagctcggtggAACCTGGCTCGACAACCG GTATCCCGGCTGTGCCTGCGACGTGCCCTCGCACGACTACCAGTTCAGCTTCCACCCGAACCCGAACTGGTCGCACTTCTACTCTGGCTCCCCCGAGATCTGCGACTACATGAACTCGGTCGTGGACAAGTACAACCTCCACAACCACTTCAAGTGCGGGCACGAAGTCACTTCTGCACGAtgggacgacgacgcagcGCAGTGGGTCGTTGGGATCAAGGGCCCGAACGGGGAGTTTGAGGACCGTGCCGACTTCCTCGTCAACGGTAGCGGGATTCTCAACAACTGGCGCTGGCCCGACATCCCGGGCATCCAGGAGTTCAAGGGCAAGTTGATGCACACGGCCCGTTGGGACCAGGAGTACGATTTCAAGGGGAAGCGAGTCGCGTGTATCGGGGTCGGGTCTAGTGCTGTGCAGACAGTTCCGGCCCTGGTTCCGATCGTGGACAGCATGACTTGTTTCATTCGCTCTGGCGCCTGGATCACCCCGGTCGGTGCGGCGCCACAATATGCCGGGCCAGAAGGTTCGAATAAGGCGTAtacggaggaggagaagaaaCGGTGGGCGGAGAACCCGGATGAGTTCCTCGCGTATCGAAAGGAtatcgaggacgcgctcaacgCTCGTTTCCGGATGTACCTCAAAGACAccaaggagcaggaggcAGCAGTCAAGGTCGCGAGGGCACACATGGCCGCGCGGCTGGTCAAGAAACCCGAGCTGGTGCAACTTCTCACGCCCAAGTTTTCGCTCGGATGTCGCCGCCTCACTCCCGGCAATGGATTCCTCGAGAGCCTGTGCGAGGACCACGTGTCGGTGATTTCGGACCCCATCGAACGCATCACCGAGAACGGCCTGATCACAAAGGACGGAAAGCTACATGAGGTTGATGCGATCGTTTGCGCGACGGGCTTTGACGTCTCGCTCCTCCCCCGGTTCCCCTTTACGGGAAAGAAGggcgccgacctcaaggagcGATGGAACAACGGCCCCGTCGAGGGATATATGAGTCTCATGGTCGACGAGTTCCCGAACTACTTCATGTTCCTTGGGCCTAGCGCGCCGGTTGCCCATGGATCCTTGACACAGACAATCGAGTGGTGCTCACACTACATGCTCAAGTGCATTAGCAAGATGCAGGCCGAGGGCATccgctccatctcgcccaagaaggaggtggtgCGCAAGTTCAACATCCACCGTAACGCCATGATGCCCACCACCGCCTGGAGCTCTACCTGCAGCTCGTGGTACAAGAATGGTAAAGCGGACGGGCCGGTCATTGCCATTCATCCCGGAAGCAAGCTGCACTTCTTCGACATGACCAAGACGCCGCGCttcgaggacatggacatcgagtacgacgacgagaacaTGTTTGCGTACCTCGGCAGCGGCTTCTCCAAACTCGAGATCGAGCCTGGGCACGACATGTCGTACTTTATCACCGACCCAAGTCTCACACTCCCATGGTAG